A part of candidate division WOR-3 bacterium genomic DNA contains:
- the pgeF gene encoding peptidoglycan editing factor PgeF — protein sequence MNKDTLDKVWRFEENNNLKFFRLVFEKPELENLLCLFFTRQSSSNYLNLGINRIVTLYQTHSDVIWYVNQDFADSPALLGDGLFTDQINTFIGVKVADCLPIYFFSPEKKIIGIVHSGWRGTLKEIGPKMAKTLLVRFNLQPEQIYYAFGPSIGVCCYEIGPEVATLFDEFCQKRNISNSIVHRDNKVYLDLKQVNHTLLRQLGLISIADIGMCSYCQKDLFYSARREKNAGRNLALIGYRK from the coding sequence GTGAATAAAGATACCTTAGATAAGGTTTGGCGATTTGAAGAAAATAATAATCTAAAATTCTTTAGGCTTGTATTCGAAAAACCAGAATTAGAAAATCTATTATGTCTCTTCTTTACCCGTCAATCATCTTCTAATTATCTTAATTTGGGGATTAACCGAATCGTGACGCTTTACCAAACTCATTCAGATGTTATTTGGTATGTTAACCAAGATTTTGCCGATAGCCCAGCGTTGCTTGGCGATGGTTTGTTTACTGACCAGATAAATACTTTTATTGGCGTTAAAGTTGCTGATTGTTTGCCAATCTATTTTTTTAGTCCTGAGAAAAAGATTATAGGAATTGTGCATAGCGGATGGAGAGGAACCTTAAAAGAAATCGGCCCGAAAATGGCTAAAACTCTCTTAGTGAGATTTAATCTGCAACCCGAACAGATATATTATGCATTTGGTCCATCAATAGGTGTTTGTTGTTATGAGATCGGACCAGAGGTTGCAACCCTTTTTGATGAGTTTTGTCAAAAAAGAAATATCTCCAATTCAATAGTTCATCGCGATAACAAAGTATATTTAGACCTAAAACAAGTGAATCATACATTACTTAGACAATTAGGACTTATCTCAATAGCAGACATTGGGATGTGTAGTTATTGTCAAAAAGATTTATTCTATTCGGCAAGAAGAGAGAAAAATGCAGGTCGCAATTTAGCATTGATTGGATATAGAAAATAG